Below is a genomic region from Paenibacillus pabuli.
TACCTTAGGACCGTTATAGTTACGGCCGCCGTTTACTGGGGCTTCGGTTCACAGCTTCGGATTGCTCCTAACCGCTCCCCTTAACCTTCCAGCACCGGGCAGGCGTCAGCCCGTATACTTCGCCTTACGGCTTCGCACAGACCTGTGTTTTTGCTAAACAGTCGCTTGGGCCTTTTCACTGCGGCCCCCTCGTGCTATTCACACTACCGGGGCACCCCTTCTCCCGAAGTTACGGGGTCATTTTGCCGAGTTCCTTAACGAGAGTTCTTCCGCGCGCCTTAGAATTCTCTTCTCGCCTACCTGTGTCGGTTTGCGGTACGGGCACCTTCATCTGGCTAGAGGCTTTTCTTGGCAGTGTGAGATCATGACCTTCGCTACTGTAATTTTCACTCCCCATCACAGCTCAGCCTTACGGTTAGCGGATTTGCCTACTAACCAGCCTTACTGCTTGGACAGGCATCCATCAGCCTGCGTCACTACCCTACTGCGTCCCCCCATCGCTCGTAACGATTTACGGTGGTACAGGAATTTCGACCTGTTGTCCTTCGACTACGCCTTTCGGCCTCGCCTTAGGTCCCGACTTACCCTGAGCGGACGAGCCTTCCTCAGGAACCCTTAGGCTTTCGGCGGATCAGATTCTCACTGATCTTTTCGTTACTCATACCGGCATTCTCACTTGTATAATGTCCAGCGCTCCTTACGGTACACCTTCAACCCTTATACAACGCTCCCCTACCCCTGATGCAAAGCATCAAGCCATAGCTTCGGTGGTGTGTTTAGCCCCGTTACATTTTCGGCGCAGAGTCACTCGACCAGTGAGCTATTACGCACTCTTTCAATGGTGGCTGCTTCTAAGCCAACATCCTGGTTGTCTGTGCAACTCCACATCCTTTCCCACTTAACACACACTTGGGGACCTTAGCTGATGGTCTGGGCTGTTTCCCTTTTGACAATGGATCTTAGCACTCACTGTCTGACTCCCGGAAGTAAGTCTATGGCATTCGGAGTTTGACTGAGCTTGGTAACCCTTGCGGGCCCCGCACCCAATCAGTGCTCTACCTCCACGACTCTGTTTTCCGAGGCTAGCCCTAAAGCTATTTCGGGGAGAACCAGCTATCTCCGAGTTCGATTGGAATTTCTCCGCTACCCCCACCTCATCCCCGCACTTTTCAACGTGCGTGGGTTCGGGCCTCCAGTGCGTGTTACCGCACCTTCACCCTGGACAGGGGTAGATCACCCGGTTTCGGGTCTACGTCCACGTACTAACTCGCCCTATTCAGACTCGCTTTCGCTGCGGCTCCGGCTCTTCACCTTAACCTTGCACGGGAACGTAACTCGCCGGTTCATTCTACAAAAGGCACGCCATCACCCCTAAAACGGGCTCTGACTTCTTGTAAGCACACGGTTTCAGGTTCTATTTCACTCCCCTTCCGGGGTGCTTTTCACCTTTCCCTCACGGTACTGCTTCACTATCGGTCGCTAGGAAGTATTTAGCCTTGGCAGATGGTCCTGCCGGATTCATACGGGGTTTCACGTGCCCCGCACTACTCGGGATCCGTCTCGGAGGGAACAGACTTTCAATTACAGGGCTTTTACCTTCTTTGGCGGGCCTTTCCAGACCTCTTCGTTTAACCGGTTCCTTTGTAACTCCATGTGAGACGTCCCACAACCCCAGAGAGCAAGCTCTCTGGTTTGGGCTGTTCCGCGTTCGCTCGCCGCTACTGACGGAATCACTATTGTTTTCTCTTCCTCAAGGTACTTAGATGTTTCAGTTCCCCTGGTATGCCTCTACACAACCTATGTATTCAGTTGTGAGTAACTGGATATTACCCCAGCTGGGTTTCCCCATTCGGACATCCCCGGATCAAAGCTTGCTTACAGCTCCCCGAGGCAGTTTCGTTGTTCGCCACGTCCTTCATCGGCTCCTAGCGCCTAGGCATCCTCCGTGTGCTCTTAGTAGCTTAACCAGTTGCTCCGGTTTCGACTGCTCACTTCCCTTGTTTTGCTTACGCAAAGCCAAAAGTCGCTCCCATTCGATACCATCGCAAAGCAGTTTTCGCTATTATTTGAAACTTGTTTAACACAAGTTCAGCTAAAAGGAATGTTCTAATTCGCATTTTTCGTTTCGATATCTAGTTTTCAAAGAACAAGCTTGAAATCTTGTTGGTGGAGCCAAGCGGGATCGAACCGCTGACCTCCTGCTTGCAAGGCAGGCGCTCTCCCAGCTGAGCTATGGCCCCATATAAAATTTATAAAAATGTAAATGGTGGGCCCTGGTGGACTCGAACCACCGACCTCACCCTTATCAGAGGTGCGCTCTAACCAACTGAGCTAAGGGCCCATATATTAACATTGAAACCCAATAGGGTTTACGCTTGGCGGCGTTCTACTCTCCCAGGACCCTGCGGTCCAAGTACCATCGACGCTGAAGGGCTTAACGGTCGTGTTCGGGATGGGAACGTGTGGAACCCCTTCGCTATCGCCACCAAACGTTTGAGAGTTTGAGCTCTCAAAACTGAGCAACGAGTGAGTAATTTCGCTCTTCATTTCATCCACACCTAAAGTGATGGACCGAAATGAATCGCTGTCGCAGGTTCAATGAACCTGCTTATTTGAATGTTTCCGCTACGGGAAACGATTCTCCATAGAAAGGAGGTGATCCAGCCGCACCTTCCGATACGGCTACCTTGTTACGACTTCACCCCAATCATCTATCCCACCTTCGGCGGCTGGCTCCTTGCGGTTACCCCACCGACTTCGGGTGTTATAAACTCTCGTGGTGTGACGGGCGGTGTGTACAAGACCCGGGAACGTATTCACCGCGGCATGCTGATCCGCGATTACTAGCAATTCCGACTTCATGCAGGCGAGTTGCAGCCTGCAATCCGAACTGAGACCGGCTTTTTAGGATTCGTTCCACCTCGCGGCTTCACTGCCCGTTGTACCGGCCATTGTAGTACGTGTGTAGCCCAGGTCATAAGGGGCATGATGATTTGACGTCATCCCCACCTTCCTCCGGTTTGTCACCGGCAGTCACCTTAGAGTGCCCACCCGAAGTGCTGGCAACTAAGATCAAGGGTTGCGCTCGTTGCGGGACTTAACCCAACATCTCACGACACGAGCTGACGACAACCATGCACCACCTGTCTCCTCTGTCCCGAAGGAAAGGTACATCTCTGTACCGGTCAGAGGGATGTCAAGACCTGGTAAGGTTCTTCGCGTTGCTTCGAATTAAACCACATACTCCACTGCTTGTGCGGGTCCCCGTCAATTCCTTTGAGTTTCAGTCTTGCGACCGTACTCCCCAGGCGGAGTGCTTAATGTGTTAACTTCGGCACCAAGGGTATCGAAACCCCTAACACCTAGCACTCATCGTTTACGGCGTGGACTACCAGGGTATCTAATCCTGTTTGCTCCCCACGCTTTCGCGCCTCAGCGTCAGTTACAGCCCAGAGAGTCGCCTTCGCCACTGGTGTTCCTCCACATCTCTACGCATTTCACCGCTACACGTGGAATTCCACTCTCCTCTTCTGCACTCAAGTCACCCAGTTTCCAGTGCGATCCGGGGTTGAGCCCCGGGATTAAACACCAGACTTAAATGACCGCCTGCGCGCGCTTTACGCCCAATAATTCCGGACAACGCTTGCCCCCTACGTATTACCGCGGCTGCTGGCACGTAGTTAGCCGGGGCTTTCTTCTCAGGTACCGTCACTCCTTGAGCAGTTACTCTCAAGGACGTTCTTCCCTGGCAACAGAGCTTTACGATCCGAAAACCTTCATCACTCACGCGGCATTGCTCCGTCAGGCTTTCGCCCATTGCGGAAGATTCCCTACTGCTGCCTCCCGTAGGAGTCTGGGCCGTGTCTCAGTCCCAGTGTGGCCGATCACCCTCTCAGGTCGGCTACGCATCGTCGCCTTGGTGAGCCGTTACCTCACCAACTAGCTAATGCGCCGCAGGCCCATCCTCAAGTGACAGATTGCTCCGTCTTTCCAGCTTCCTTCAGGCGAAGAAAGCAAGTATTCGGTATTAGCTACCGTTTCCGGTAGTTGTCCCAAGCTTGAGGGCAGGTTGCCTACGTGTTACTCACCCGTCCGCCGCTAACCATCAGAGAAGCAAGCTTCTCTTCAAGTCCGCTCGACTTGCATGTATTAGGCATGCCGCCAGCGTTCGTCCTGAGCCAGGATCAAACTCTCCAATAAAGTATTGAAAAGAGCGATTAGCTCATTTTGAATCTGACGAGATTAAAATCTCATTTTTGCTTTGAAATCATACAGTCAGATGACTTGTACCGTTTCCTCAGCGTCGATCTTGCAAGCAAGATCGTTACTCACTCGTTGTTCAGTTTTCAAAGATCAAACATTCAGTTTGTTGCCGTTTTTCATATTGTCGTCGTTTTCAGCGGCGACTTTTATAATATATCATGTTCGACGTCACTTTGCAAGCACTTTTTTTCAAAATGTTTTTCATTCATTTTTGCTGGAAGTACTTGTTCCAGTGGTTTGTCCTAAAAAGGAACGAAAATTAATTTATCATACCTAATCTAATAGGTCAACCCTTTTCCGACAATTTGTTTCATCCATTACTCTAACCATAGATCGTAGTAGTAAAGAGGTACAGCGCTGGCTGTAAGGGCCGCACCTCGCTCATCAATCAAATTGCATGTATAGGCTCTATATCAGCTATCTTACGGTTTAGATTTTTTGAGTTTGCCGCTTCTTGCGTATTTGGACAACTCCTTAGGTGGAGCGAATCGTGCATACATGCGGAATACTGTTTTGTATCTACTCGCTATGGCGTATTTGATCTCTTGATCGAGGCGGTTGTCACTTAGGTCAAACAACATTTCATCCAGCTCTTTACGTAATACATAATCGAGTTCCTTACATTCCTTCTCGTTAAACAGCATACCCAGCATTAAGAGTTCTCCTTTTTCTGCATATGGATAATGGCGCGCCTTTATAGTTTGTGTATTAAAATCCCCACTCTTTAAAGTCGAGACTATATATGACGCGCCGGTTCCAGCCCCCTTGTGATCTATAAAACTCGCTTACCTAGTGGAGTGCTGAAACCCGTTTTATTGTTATGGTCAACTTTCTGAAAATTTATGAATGTCAATCCATACAAATTTATCCACGCACAATGCTGAAGGTAATCGTACTTTCGATAATGGCTGCAATGAACAGCAAAATGACAACCCAGCACGATGCGGTTAATGTCCTCCGCAAAAAAGTTCCCCACTGTTTTCCTATCATGTGCCGCTTGGCGCTTCCGAGTTCAATCAGACTTCTGGATGCCAGTCCCCCAAACTTGAGACCAAAAGCACAGGCAATGATGATAACGGGAATTTCTATGATTCCGTGCGGTAAAAGTCCCTTTACTACAATATCAAAAAGGCTGGCTCCATTATCCGTAGTGATATGCACTAGAAAACCGATAACCATTCCGTTAATCACTAAAAATATAACAGGCAAAATTCCAAAGAAAATACCTGCATAGATCACGAGCACACTTTTGATGGCATTATTAAAAAAGATAAAGATAAAGAAATTCCATTGCACATTTCCGCTCTGTTCGAGCTGTCTGCTTACCTCTTGAAGTCCGCCGATCTGGTTCAATAGTAACTCTTGCAGCGGTCCCGTACTTACCCATCCAGCCCCTATACCTGCAACAAACAAAATGACAGACCAGATCAATGCATTACGAATGGATCCCAGATCCCTTAAAAATGTACTGAACTTTAACATGATAACCTCCTGTTAAGTGAAGATGATGGACAAACAAATTTCTTATGCGAATAACTGCGCTGTACGAGCATACATTGGAGAGTAAACAAGCATTTCTTATGGGAGAGGGGCGCTTATTGAAATGAACTCGTTCTATGTATTCAGTGGCAAAAAGATTAAACGTTTCCTGATTGTGCTGGCTGCTGCCGTCTTTGCTATCGGGATTATTTATCTGGAAAGTGGCAATGTTTCTGTATTCTCGGAGGATGCACCGTCGGCTGTGTACAACGTACCAACAGAGAAAAAAGTAATTGCACTTACGTTTGATATTAGCTGGGGCGATAAGCGCACGGAACCAATCCTGAAAGTGCTGCAGGATAATAAAGTAGAGAAAGCCACCTTCTTCTTATCCTCCCCCTGGAGCAAGACACACCCCGAGATCGTAACCTCCATCAAGGAAGCAGGATACGAAATTGGCAGCCATGGGCATAAGCACGATAATTACAGCAGCATGACCGAAGAAGAAATTCGCAAGGAAATTTCAACAGCTCATAGCATTTTAACCGATTTAACGGGAAAAGAACCGAATCTGCTTCGTCTGCCTAATGGGGATTTTGACAAACGCGTACTTCAGGTAGCCAGCAGTCTGAACTACCAGGTCGTTCAATGGGATACCGACTCACAGGATTGGAAGAATCCAGGAGTACAGACCATCGTAGATCGGGTAGTCAGCAAAGCGCACCCTGGAGATATCGTACTGCTGCATGCCAGCGATTCCTCCAAACAAACTCATGAAGCACTGCCTGTCATTATCGATAAACTAAGAAACCAAGGATATGAATTTGTGACAGTCTCCGAATTGCTGAATCATTCCAGTGCAAAAGGCACCGAAGTTCGGGATCAAGCCAGTGCCCAATAACACTCACAAGATTTACTGTTAAAATCCAGGCGGTACAACCAACATTAAAGGTTCGGCAGCACAAATGAAAAGAGCTAACCATGTTAGCTCTTTTTTGCGTTTTATTAAAAAATCCTCAATAGCACTTATTACGCTTGCTCTGTTCTCCCGCTCACTGCTTGTTCAGCAGAACCATCCACCAGCTTATGTAATATAAGCATTTGGTATGCATTACATGCCAGCAATGGGACCACAATAAAGGTGGTAGCTGCATTTACATCGATTCGGAGCACGCCAATCGTCTCCACCACGGTCACTGCAATCATAAAAAAGAGCGTTGGCACCATTGCCGAGATATGTGTCTGTTTCACCTTCACGTAAGCGGTAACAATTGCAGCTGCCAAAATAATGATTCCAAGTACGATATCGGACAAACGCTCTCGTCCGCCTCCGACGAATAAACGCAAGAACATGACGTCAAGCAAAGCGAGCACAGTTAAAACAAGCTGTACGATCTGCCATCCGCGTTTCGGAAATACACCTTTGCCCATATAATTCAGTATCAAGTAAGCGAAAAATCCCATCTGAGAGTACACACTAATCATCACACCTGATCCAAATAAAATCAGGAGATACAGCAGAAAATCGGTAATGCCGTTCGTTTTCTCCCCGTTCACCAGCATCATAATGAGGCCTGTTACAAGCGTTCCAGCTGCTCCGATAAGTAAGGCTGTCCAAAATAGGAAAAACCATTTACGTAAATTCAAATGTTTTCCACCCCCGAGAGTTTATTTTACCAACCTTCTCAGCAAAAAACCATCATCATTCAACATATTTAGTGCTTGGCCATCACATACTACATGCAGTATCTAATCAAGGAGGGGTTATGCACATGAAACGGCCTTTGTGGCAGCTAAGCTGCGTTGTATTGGGGCTATCCGTCATGCTCGCCGGCTGCGGTTCAGATCAGAA
It encodes:
- a CDS encoding KinB-signaling pathway activation protein — protein: MNLRKWFFLFWTALLIGAAGTLVTGLIMMLVNGEKTNGITDFLLYLLILFGSGVMISVYSQMGFFAYLILNYMGKGVFPKRGWQIVQLVLTVLALLDVMFLRLFVGGGRERLSDIVLGIIILAAAIVTAYVKVKQTHISAMVPTLFFMIAVTVVETIGVLRIDVNAATTFIVVPLLACNAYQMLILHKLVDGSAEQAVSGRTEQA
- the pdaB gene encoding polysaccharide deacetylase family sporulation protein PdaB, whose product is MNSFYVFSGKKIKRFLIVLAAAVFAIGIIYLESGNVSVFSEDAPSAVYNVPTEKKVIALTFDISWGDKRTEPILKVLQDNKVEKATFFLSSPWSKTHPEIVTSIKEAGYEIGSHGHKHDNYSSMTEEEIRKEISTAHSILTDLTGKEPNLLRLPNGDFDKRVLQVASSLNYQVVQWDTDSQDWKNPGVQTIVDRVVSKAHPGDIVLLHASDSSKQTHEALPVIIDKLRNQGYEFVTVSELLNHSSAKGTEVRDQASAQ
- a CDS encoding stage II sporulation protein M, whose product is MLKFSTFLRDLGSIRNALIWSVILFVAGIGAGWVSTGPLQELLLNQIGGLQEVSRQLEQSGNVQWNFFIFIFFNNAIKSVLVIYAGIFFGILPVIFLVINGMVIGFLVHITTDNGASLFDIVVKGLLPHGIIEIPVIIIACAFGLKFGGLASRSLIELGSAKRHMIGKQWGTFLRRTLTASCWVVILLFIAAIIESTITFSIVRG